The following DNA comes from Mucilaginibacter jinjuensis.
ATTGGCACTGTTTGGCGTAAACAGATAAACCTGGCGATCAGTTGGTAACTGGCTGTCGAGTTGGCTCAACAAATTCCAATAGATTGTAGTTTGTTTTGCGGCAGTATCTAAAGTTTTAAGGTCTTTAGTTTCGGCCAATAATTTAGTGAGATCAGCCTTTGGGAAACCGGGATTGAAGTAATGAAACTCGTAACCCAGTTTGGTCAGTAAATCTATACTGGTTTTATAATGCTGATAGCCTTCGCTGAAGTTCTCTTTCGGTAATAAAACCCAGCCTTTTACTTTGGCTGCGGTGATCTTTTTTTGCCAGATAGGTGCCGTTAACAGAATAGCTGTTAATAATAGTAGCAGACAGCGCAACAACAATAACAAAATATCCAGCAACTTAAAGCTACGGCTGCTTTTGCGCGATGCCGATACAATAAGCGAGGTGCTGCCAACCTTTAAAACCTTGCCCGGCTTGATATTCCACAAGTGTATAACCACCGGGATAAGTATCGCGGCCGCAGCAAAAAACCATATTGGATTTAAAAATTGAAGCATTATAGTATGTTCTCTCCTTTGTCATTGCGAGGTACGAAGCAATCCCGTAGCCAATGCATTTCGTTGATGTATACCGACGAGATTGCCACGCTATCGCTCGCAATGACAATTTTTTTATATTGTTGTGCCATTCTCAACTTATATCCCTTTCTTCCGTTGCACCAAAAATGCCCTCAAAGCTTCATCAAGCGGCTGCGAGGTATCAATCATGCGGTATACAATATGTTTGGCAATCAGTTGCATTCTAATAGACGCTAAATGTGAATCTAACGTTTCTTTATATGTTTTGCGGGCTTGCTGGGTATCTATCTCAATGGTTTCGCCTGTCTCGAGATCTTCCAGTGCTGAGTAGCCTTTAAAATCGAAATCCAGTTCGTTTTTACCCATCAGGTGAAACACAATTACCTCGTGTTTCATGGCAGCCAGCGAATCGAGCACTTTGTAGATCTCGCCATCGGTTTGGTACATATCGGTTATAAAAACCAATAATTCTTTACGACCCGATCCTGCAAACAGTTCTTTATAATGTGCAGGCTTGGTAAAGGTTCCGTTAGCTTTGATATGATCCAACTGATAATAAATACGCTGCAAATGCTGCGGATCTGCCTTTGATGAAAGCGTAAATAACCCACCATCCTGAAACACATATAAACCGGCAGCGTCGCCCTGTAAGTTTACCAAATAAGCTAACGAAGCTGCTAAGAAACGGGCATAGTCGATCTTCTTAATCCCGTTATCATCATGGTTCATCGATGCGCTGGCATCTACCAGAAACTTCACAGAAATACTGGTCTCCACTTCTGATTCCCGGATGTAATACCTGTCTGAGCGGGCAAACATACGCCAATCCAGCCAACGCAGATCATCCCCCGGCTGGTAGCTACGGTATTGGCTAAACTCCAGTCCCGGGCCCTTTACGGTACTTTTATTAAAACCATTCATAAAGCCATCAATAACCGTTTTCGCCAGTAATGGCAAAGTTTTAATGGTCATTAATACTTTAGGGTCGAGTTGCATTTAATTTAGTTGTGAGTTATGAGTAGCGAGTTTCAAGTTATAAAGCTCCCCGTCTTGTTTCCTGTCTCTTGTTTCCTGGCTCTCTCTTAAAGTGCTTTCGGCCTCTCCACCAGTTTAATCAACTCCAGTGTTGCGGCATCAGAAGTAATACCTTCAGATTCTGCTTTAAAGTTCATTAATATACGGTGCCGCAGTACCGGTTGTGCCATGGCGTGAATATCTTCCATCAATACAGCGTAACGGCCTTTTAATAATGCGCGCGATTTAGCTGTTAATATCAAAGCCTGGCCGGCACGCGGGCCTGCTCCCCAGCGGACCCATTCTTTTACGTAATCAATATTAGTAGTATCCGGGCGTGTAGCGCGAATTAGCGTGCTTACATACCTGATCAGATCTTCGCTGATGGTAACCTGGCGAACCAGGGCTTGCGCCTGCATAATTTCTTCTGCGCTTATAACTGGCAAAACTTCGGCCTTGCGGGTACCTGTGGTGCGGTTCAATACTTCAAACTCTTCCTGATCTGTTGGGTAGCCCATTTTAATGAGCAACAAAAAGCGATCGAGCTGGGCTTCCGGCAACGGGTATGTACCGGCCTGCTCAATCGGGTTTTGGGTAGCCAGGATAAAGAAAGGTTTATCGAGCGGATAAGTTTGTCCGCCGTAAGTAACTTCAAACTCCTGCATCGCCTCTAACAAGGCAGCCTGGGTTTTAGGCGGGGTACGGTTAATCTCATCGGCCAAAACAATATTGGCAAACAGAGGGCCTTTGTTAAACTTAAAGAAACGCTTACCGGTAACGTGGTCTTCTTCCAGAATTTCGGTACCCAGAATATCAGTAGGCATCAAATCGGGCGTAAATTGGATCCGACGGAACGATAGGTGCAGTGCCTGCGACATGGTTTTGACAGTCAGCGTTTTTGCCAGCCCTGGTACACCTTCCAGCAAACAATGTCCGCCGGCTAAAAATGCAACCAGCAGTTCGTCTAATATGGCATCCTGGCCTACTATTACTTTCTGGATTTCGTTTTTCAGCTGTGGAAGCTTGGCCAACAGCGTTTTTATATTGTTTTCGGTAAGTTCCAAAGTTATTTTGCGTTTAAAAATTTGGATGTGTTAATTTTCTGACACAAGATATTGCTGTTTTAAGGTAAATACAATGGTTTGTTATAAAAAATTAAATAAAGTATCCAAAAAATTACAACAGACGCAACCTATTGCGTTTTTTAGCAAGAATATTGTAGTAATTTTAGAGTTTTAAGAATAATGTCTGTAGGAAAAAAATTTACGTTCGCCCGTTTTAGTTATCACTCTGGCGATTGGGATACCGACCAACGTATGCCAGCCAATATACTTAACTCCTTAATAGAGTATACTACTATACCTATTGAACCTAAGGAGAAGGTAGTTGCGCTAAGCAGTAACGAAATATTTAATTATCCTTTCGCCTATATAAGCGGGCATAAACTGGTACAATTTGATGCCGTTGAACGCGCCAACTTTAAAAAATATGTAGAAAATGGCGGCTTCGTTTTTGCCGATGACTGCAACCATGACATAGACGGGCTTTTTGCCAAATCATTTGAAGCACAAATGAGTTCGCTCTTCGGGCCTAATGCTTTGAAGAAAATCCCTAATAATCATGCTATCTACCGCTCTTTTTTCACTTTCGAAAAAGGGCCTCCAAATACTTCTTTCGAACTTAATGGCTGGGGTGATGACCTGGTACACGATTATTTAAAAGCCATCGAGATCAACGGTCGCATAGCAGTACTCTATAGTAATAAAGACTATGGCTGCGAATGGGATTACGATTTCCGCAACAAAAGGTTCTTGGCCGAGGATAATACCAAGTTCGGCGTAAATATTGTAGTATATGCACTGGGTTCTTAGCATTTAGGGTATCTGCCAAAATTTCAGATACTTAAATCAAAAGCAGCCTGTAATAGTTATATATATCAACAATGAACTTACAAAAGGCAACATTTGCAAACGGTTGCTTCTGGTGTACAGAGGCTATATTTCAAACATTAAAAGGTGTAACATCTGTAACCTCGGGCTATACAGGCGGGAAAACAGAAAATCCGAAGTACATGGAGATCTGCAATGGCGATACCGGCCACGCCGAAGCCATTGAGATAGAATTTGATGCCGATGTATTAAGTTTCGACGAATTATTGCTAATTTTCTTTAAAACCCATAATCCTACCACGCTAAACCGCCAGGGTAATGATGTGGGCACCCAATACCGCTCAGCCGTATTTTACCATAACGACGAGCAGAAACAACAAGCCGAAGCCATGATTAAAAGGCTTAGCGACGAGCAGGTTTTCGATAAGCCTATTGTTACGCACGTAGTGCCTGCCGATGTCTTCTACAAAGCAGAAGATTATCATCAAAACTATTTTAACGATAACACCAATAAGCCTTATTGCTCATTCATAATTCAACCGAAGCTTAACAAGTTTGCTAAGGAGTTTACAGATAAGATAAGGCCGGAGTTGTTGTAAGCATTACGAAAATTCCCTATCTTTAAATTATGACTTTAGAGATCAATTTACCTGACAGTATAGATATGTCGCAAAAAGAGGTGATAACAGCTCTTGCGGCACAGCTATACCATGTGGGAAAATTATCATTGGGCCAGGCTGCAGATGTGGCGGGTTATTCTAAAGCGACCTTTATGGATTTATTGGGCGAGTATGGAGTTTCGATATTCAACCACCCTGTCGACGACTTAGATAACGACTTCAAGAATGCAGGACGTTATCATAGCTGATACCAGCTGTTTAATTTTACTCCATAAAATAGACGAGCTCCATTTACTTCAATCACTTTATGGGCAAATTACCATTACTTCTGTAATAGCAGCAGAATATGGTATGCATTTACCCGAATGGGTTACTATTAAAAATGCAATTAATGTATTATCACCCGATATCATAAGCGCAAATGTAGATCCGGGTGAAGCCAGCGCAATTAATTTGGCAATAGAACATAAAAGAAGTTTATTGATCATTGATGATCTAAAGGCCCGAAAATTAGCGCAGAAGTTAAATATTGATTACACCGGAACCATAGGTATACTATTACAAGCCAAAGTTGAAGGTTACGTAAGCAACATTAAACATATCTTAACAAAAATAAAGGCAACTAACTTTCGCATTTCTGAAGACTTAGAACAAAAAATCTTAAAATTGTCGGGCGAAACAGAATAGCATCAATATGAAAAAACTCAATATCTACCTCATCAGCTGCATAGCATTGCTTTCGGCTTGTGGCACTTCACACAAAACAGCAAGCACACCGGCTGCAAGTACTTCAATAGCCAACGATGGCAAAGTATGGACAGCCATATTTCAACAACGTGCTGCTGAGTACAAAGCATTATGTTTTCAGGCTTATAATGTGGCTAAGTTGCGTATTGATGAGGCTACTAAGCAAGCCAATGGCAAACCATTAGCCGTAGTTACAGATATTGACGAGACACTTTTGGATAACAGCCCCGAAGGTGCTCGCGCAGGTTTACATAACGAAGAATTTAGCAGCACTGCCTGGAAAAAATGGACTGCACAAGCAGCCTGCGATACCGTACCCGGCGCTCCCGAT
Coding sequences within:
- a CDS encoding DUF58 domain-containing protein, whose protein sequence is MQLDPKVLMTIKTLPLLAKTVIDGFMNGFNKSTVKGPGLEFSQYRSYQPGDDLRWLDWRMFARSDRYYIRESEVETSISVKFLVDASASMNHDDNGIKKIDYARFLAASLAYLVNLQGDAAGLYVFQDGGLFTLSSKADPQHLQRIYYQLDHIKANGTFTKPAHYKELFAGSGRKELLVFITDMYQTDGEIYKVLDSLAAMKHEVIVFHLMGKNELDFDFKGYSALEDLETGETIEIDTQQARKTYKETLDSHLASIRMQLIAKHIVYRMIDTSQPLDEALRAFLVQRKKGI
- a CDS encoding AAA family ATPase; translation: MELTENNIKTLLAKLPQLKNEIQKVIVGQDAILDELLVAFLAGGHCLLEGVPGLAKTLTVKTMSQALHLSFRRIQFTPDLMPTDILGTEILEEDHVTGKRFFKFNKGPLFANIVLADEINRTPPKTQAALLEAMQEFEVTYGGQTYPLDKPFFILATQNPIEQAGTYPLPEAQLDRFLLLIKMGYPTDQEEFEVLNRTTGTRKAEVLPVISAEEIMQAQALVRQVTISEDLIRYVSTLIRATRPDTTNIDYVKEWVRWGAGPRAGQALILTAKSRALLKGRYAVLMEDIHAMAQPVLRHRILMNFKAESEGITSDAATLELIKLVERPKAL
- a CDS encoding DUF4159 domain-containing protein — protein: MSVGKKFTFARFSYHSGDWDTDQRMPANILNSLIEYTTIPIEPKEKVVALSSNEIFNYPFAYISGHKLVQFDAVERANFKKYVENGGFVFADDCNHDIDGLFAKSFEAQMSSLFGPNALKKIPNNHAIYRSFFTFEKGPPNTSFELNGWGDDLVHDYLKAIEINGRIAVLYSNKDYGCEWDYDFRNKRFLAEDNTKFGVNIVVYALGS
- the msrA gene encoding peptide-methionine (S)-S-oxide reductase MsrA codes for the protein MNLQKATFANGCFWCTEAIFQTLKGVTSVTSGYTGGKTENPKYMEICNGDTGHAEAIEIEFDADVLSFDELLLIFFKTHNPTTLNRQGNDVGTQYRSAVFYHNDEQKQQAEAMIKRLSDEQVFDKPIVTHVVPADVFYKAEDYHQNYFNDNTNKPYCSFIIQPKLNKFAKEFTDKIRPELL
- a CDS encoding UPF0175 family protein, which translates into the protein MTLEINLPDSIDMSQKEVITALAAQLYHVGKLSLGQAADVAGYSKATFMDLLGEYGVSIFNHPVDDLDNDFKNAGRYHS
- a CDS encoding DUF3368 domain-containing protein encodes the protein MQDVIIADTSCLILLHKIDELHLLQSLYGQITITSVIAAEYGMHLPEWVTIKNAINVLSPDIISANVDPGEASAINLAIEHKRSLLIIDDLKARKLAQKLNIDYTGTIGILLQAKVEGYVSNIKHILTKIKATNFRISEDLEQKILKLSGETE